In Methanobacterium sp., the sequence TTTAGAATGGGAATATCAAGACTCCCGGTTATAGATAAAGACGAGAAGTTAGTGGGCATAATCACCAATACTGATATTGTGAGATCCCACATTGAAAGATCCACTCCAATGAAGGTTAATTACTTTAAAAAAACCCTGGAACAACTATATGGCATTAAAACCAGGCTTATGCGAATGAAAGTGCCCACAGAAAAACTCAGGCCAACTCAAAACAAGATATACGCTGATGAACTTCAAGGTAGGACATATGAACTTAAAAGAGGCCTTGCAGAGCCAACAATTACTGTAAAAAGTGGTGACCGATTTATTCTGGTGGATGGTCATCATAGAACTGTAGCCGCTTCCAAGCTTGGTTGTAAAGAAATTGACTCCTACATAATCGAATTAGAGAAAGATATTAAATTAGGACTGGAAAAAACTGCTGATAAAGAGGGAATTTACACCCTTAAGGATATTGATATTATTGATGATGCTCAACACCCTTTAATAGCCATAACTGGAACTTTAAAGAAAGAAAAATCACAGAAAAAACAGTGATTTGCAGGAGACCAGTAAATTGAAAGATAAAATAATAAGAGAAGTTTACAGTGTATTAGAGAATAGACGTGATAACCCTATTAATTCCTACACTTCTAAATTAATGAGTGATGATAAAAAGAAGGCTGAAGATAAAATCCTTGAAAAGATTGGTGAAGAAGCAGCAGAAGTTATAATTGCATCTAAAAATAATGAAAATATCGTATCTGAATCTGCTGATCTTATTTTTCACACTTTGCTTCTTCTTGCCTATAAAGGCGTTGATATTGATGAACTTTTTGATGAATTCGCGAGGAGACATAAATAAATTAACTTATATTTTGTTTGCTATTCAAATTAGTTTTTAATTGGAATTAGCACATTTAGTTGCTTTATAAGTAAATTACTCCGATTTCCTCTTCACTTCTTCCATAAACCTTTCCTTTATCTCTTCAGGTTCCATATCAATTACAGGAACGTCTGCATTTCCTGGCATAACTTTCATATGCACAAAAACTGGCCCTTTTACATCTAAAACTTCCTTGAAATCAATTTCTTCTTCAAAAACAAATGTATTTTTAAATCCTACCGATTTTGCAATTTCATGGAGATCAACCTTTGTCGTGTAGGTGCACTGTGACCCTGTAGAGCCGTAGCATTGATTATCAAAAACAACGAGGATCAAATTTTGCGAATCCTGGCTGAAAATTGTTACCAGTGTTCCCATGTTCATAAGAATTGAGCCATCACCGTCAAAAACAACAACTTTTCTTTTCTGGGATAAAGCAAGACCAAGACCTATTGATGATGCCATTCCCATGGAACCAAGCATGTAGAAATGAATTGGAGAATCTTTAACTGCATACAATTCTCTGGATGGAAATCCAATGTTACATACAACTAATTCGTCCTCAAGACTTTCTGCTATTGTTTTTATGGCTTCAATACGTTCCATAATATCACTTTAAACTATTATTTCCAGAATGGAATCTCTAATAATATTCCTACTGGTGCTTCTCCTATTTCAGACAGTTTCCATGCATGGGGAATGATTTCCATAGCCTCTTCAGGGGTTTTAGGATTAAAATAAGTTATATTCAGGGCATCCAAAACTCCGGGTGTTGCTTTCCCCATAGGCACTTGAGCACTCATAAATTCGCCTTCAGTACCCCTATGGCTCATTATCATAAGTATGGGAATTCTGTAAAGTTCATATAGGGATGCAAGTACATTTACTGAATTTCCAAGCCCTGAATTCTGCATTAAAATTGCTGGATTCTTTCCACCAAAAAATGCACCTGCACAAATTCCAAATCCTTCTTCTTCACGTGTTACTGGAACATGGATTACATCAGGGTCGCAGTCTATCATTTCCATTACTTTACCCAGATTCACACAGGGTAAACTTACTACAAAGTCAATCCCTGCATTTTTCAATGATTTATAAACAGCTTCGCTACCTTCCACTTAACACACCTGATTAACAGTATTTTTGTAAAGTTAGGGAATTGTAAATTTTTAAGCTAAATAAATCCTTATTAAAAAAAATATCACTGCTAAAAAATGTTAGTCCCTGTAAGTTGCAAGAATTTTTTTGGTCCTTTCTACCACATTCCTCCCATAGTGATCATGCTCACCTGAAAGGTCGGTTTTTTCAAGGAATGCTTTAATTTCCTTCAGGATTTGTATTATTTGACGGTTTTTGGATTCAATGTCTGAAGTTTTCTCTCCCTGAAGTTTTTGTCCTCCTTCCATAAAACCTTCTGGAAAATACCAGTCTTTAAACCAGGTAAAACCATTTTCAAATAACCTGAATCCAAGGCGTGTTGTTGCTGGAGGAAATCCGGACTGTAATCCATACATTGTTTCTGCATCCTGTAAATATTCAATAAATATTCTTCCTGCTGGATCAAGGAAACTGGAAAAATGACTTATTAGCTCTTTCTCGTAAGTTGAATCAAAGTAGAAATGAATATCTCCGCCAATATCCAGCCGATTATGGATATTGAAAAGTTCAACCCAGGGGAGATAATGCGGCTTTCTGCCAAGAAATATTTTTGCAGAGAGAACATAATCTTCATTATTATCTTTTCTGATGTAGATATCCAGGTTGAATTCGTCGATGAATCTTCCTGCAGTGATCTTTTTGGCATAAATAGAAAAATCGCCTGCAGTAAATCCTTTTGCTAACTCTTTAATTGGATCTGTAATAGTATCATCCTATCACTATTAATACCTTATTTTGCAGCTTTAATCATTTACATAATCCCTATCTGGCTATTCTTCTTCTTTGCCTTCTAAATTACCAAGCCTTTCTTCAATATGCTTTATTCTTTTATTAGTAAACCCTCGAAACTCGTTGAAACGGCTTTCCAGTTCACCCACATCACGAGAAACTTTATTAAATTTTTTTTCAAGACCTGATATGTCTGATTTGGTGGCCAGTTCCCAGTCTTTAATAAGCTGGTCACTCTGTTCATTTAAAAATTCATCGATTCGTCTGGATAACACATCTGTACTTATTGGTACTTCTTTGACTTTTCCTCTTAATTTTTCACCCATTTCAGATACTTTTTCACTTACTCCGGCCATTCTTTCTCCTCCAGAGCTCTGGTTATTGTACTGTCCTGAAATACCTTCCCAAACACGGCTCCCACTATCAGAAATGCTTGACTTTACTCCTTTAAACCCTGTTCCTCCACTTCCTTTTATTTCCTGAATGTAGTAGTATAACAGTACAATTATTGCGCCTGCCAATACTAAAATTGCAAATAATTCCAGCGGCCCCATATTAACTCCTCCTTGTGGTTTCTTTAACCTTTTTATCAATATCCATTTCTTTCTTTTCCAGATCTTTCATTAATCTTTGAAGTTTTCCATATTCTGTCTTGGCTTCAAGTAGAGCAACTCTTTCACTTATTTCACTGTGGAGATATCCTACTTTATGCATGACATCAGAAGTATTTCTCCTTATTTTAGCAAGTTCTTCCTGTTGTTCCTTTGGAAGAGGTATGACATTTTCCATCATGCGTTTTGCTTCAAGATCCTTTTCTACAAGGGATATTTTCTTAAGTTCCACCT encodes:
- a CDS encoding CBS domain-containing protein — its product is MSGSALVKHYMTKDVITVTPDTPNEEVIKLMKTTGHDGFPVKINGVVMGMVTTSDLLLKPWNHSVKDIMSTDIVVADQDMTINDAARVMFRMGISRLPVIDKDEKLVGIITNTDIVRSHIERSTPMKVNYFKKTLEQLYGIKTRLMRMKVPTEKLRPTQNKIYADELQGRTYELKRGLAEPTITVKSGDRFILVDGHHRTVAASKLGCKEIDSYIIELEKDIKLGLEKTADKEGIYTLKDIDIIDDAQHPLIAITGTLKKEKSQKKQ
- the hisE gene encoding phosphoribosyl-ATP diphosphatase, which codes for MKDKIIREVYSVLENRRDNPINSYTSKLMSDDKKKAEDKILEKIGEEAAEVIIASKNNENIVSESADLIFHTLLLLAYKGVDIDELFDEFARRHK
- the comE gene encoding sulfopyruvate decarboxylase subunit beta produces the protein MERIEAIKTIAESLEDELVVCNIGFPSRELYAVKDSPIHFYMLGSMGMASSIGLGLALSQKRKVVVFDGDGSILMNMGTLVTIFSQDSQNLILVVFDNQCYGSTGSQCTYTTKVDLHEIAKSVGFKNTFVFEEEIDFKEVLDVKGPVFVHMKVMPGNADVPVIDMEPEEIKERFMEEVKRKSE
- the comD gene encoding sulfopyruvate decarboxylase subunit alpha — encoded protein: MEGSEAVYKSLKNAGIDFVVSLPCVNLGKVMEMIDCDPDVIHVPVTREEEGFGICAGAFFGGKNPAILMQNSGLGNSVNVLASLYELYRIPILMIMSHRGTEGEFMSAQVPMGKATPGVLDALNITYFNPKTPEEAMEIIPHAWKLSEIGEAPVGILLEIPFWK
- a CDS encoding DUF1122 family protein codes for the protein MTDPIKELAKGFTAGDFSIYAKKITAGRFIDEFNLDIYIRKDNNEDYVLSAKIFLGRKPHYLPWVELFNIHNRLDIGGDIHFYFDSTYEKELISHFSSFLDPAGRIFIEYLQDAETMYGLQSGFPPATTRLGFRLFENGFTWFKDWYFPEGFMEGGQKLQGEKTSDIESKNRQIIQILKEIKAFLEKTDLSGEHDHYGRNVVERTKKILATYRD